The Staphylococcus haemolyticus region AAATTTATTTTAAGAGGATATAATTATAATACTTAAAGTTTTTCAAGAAATATTTAAATACTATACATATTTCACGCTTTGTGGGGTATATGGTATGTGATATTTAAATAATTATTTAAGAGAGGATGATGAACGTGTCTAAAAATAATTTTAGAGATGATTTCGAAAAAAATCGTCAGTCTATTAATTCTGATGATCAATTCGAAGATAATACAAACGAGTTTGATGAAAATTCAAATGAGTCCAATGATTTTGATAATCAATCAGACCAACAATTCCCACCTAGAAACGCACAAAGACGTCAAAGAAGACGTAACCAAGCTACTAATAAAAACAGAAAATTTGATAATCAAAATTCTGATTCAAATGCTAATGGTTCACTTGATGATCGACACGATGAAGACTCTTTCAATGAGTTACAACACAATCAACAAGAAAATCATTTAGATAACGAGCCAATACATAAGGATGATAAACGTTCTTCTGAAAAAGACTTTAATAATGATGCTTCACGTAGAAATAATCGTCATGAAGCATCAAATAGAAAACATGATAAAGACTATGATAATGGTAGTTTGAATGATGATGATCGTCATCGTCGTAATCATGAAGAAGGTATCGATGAGCGTCAAGATAATCGAAATCACAAAGATCAACAAAACAAAAAGTCTCGACATGGCAAAGACGCTGCAATAGCTGGAGGTGCCGGAGTCGCTGGAGCTGCTGGTGCTAAAGCTGCAAAAGACAAACGTAAAAAAGATGAACATCATGACTCAAAATACAACGAACATAAAGATGATCGTGATTTAAATAACGATAATCAATTTGATCAAAACAGAAAACATGATAAAGACCTTCATGACGACCATCGTGACGCTAAAGATAACCATTCTAAAGAAGAACCAAAAAAAGGTAATAAAGGTAAAAAAGCAGCAGTTGGTGCAGGTGCAGCTGGTGCGGCTGGTGCAGCTGGAGTAGCTGGGGTAGCAGCTGCAAAACATAAAAAAGACCATAAAAATAATAATCATAAAGATAATCATAGCCATAACAGAGATCATCAAGACGATCATAGAAATCATAAACATGAAGATGGTAATGATGGATTCCAAGCTCACAATGGTAAAAAGAAACGTGGTCTAGCTGGTATTTTACTTCCACTTATAGCTTTATTACTTATTCTAGCAGCACTTGCTATCTTTATTGGAATGTATTTAAACAACGATAAAAAAGATAGTAACCAAGCTGATAACAAAACAGAACAAACTGCTAACAAAGATAACAACAAAGATAGTAAAGACAAAGCTAGTAATGATAGCGACAAAGACAAAGCTAGCAGTGACAAAGATAAAGATAAAGCAACTAATGATGACGACTCAAATGACAAAGCTACAACAGACAATGATTCATCTAGTAATTCAAATGATGATAATAGTAGCTCTTCAGATAATAGTACTTCTTCAAATTCATCTGATAACAGTTCATCATCAGATAATAATGGTAATAACTCAAATAGTGACAATAACAATGGTAACTCTCAAGCTACTTCAAACAATAGCAGTCAAAGTAACAGCAATAATAATCAATCAAATAGCTCTAATTCAGGACAACAAACTCACGTAGTATCAGGTAATGAAAACTTATACCGTATCGCTATTCAATACTACGGAGAAGGTACTGTTGAAAATGTAAATAAACTTAAACAAGCTAATGGCTTATCAAGTAATAACATTTCTAATGGTCAAAAATTAAAAATCCCACAATAACTTAGTTATCATTCAAAAGAGACTGAAACAAAATTGTTTCAGTCTCTTTTGTTTCAATGCACATATAATTTTAATTTTATATAAATATTGTGAGTGCTATTCTATTTAGAAATAGCGAAACAACTGCTATAATATATGGGTGATTAAAGGAGGCCAATGACATGCAAAGCATAGAAAGTATTATTATCGGCGGAGGCCCATGCGGTTTAAGTGCTGCTATTGAACAAAAAAGAAAGGGTATTGATACATTAGTCATCGAAAAAGGGAATGTTGTAGATGCTATATATAAATATCCAACACACCAAACATTTTTCTCATCTAGTGATAAATTAAGTATCGGTGATATTCCTTTTATCGTCGAAGAAAGTAAACCTCGACGAAATCAAGCACTAGTATATTATAGAGAAGTTGTTAAACATCATCAGTTAAATGTTCGTGCATTTGAAGAAGTACTCACTGTTAAAAAAATTGACAATAAATTCACTATAACAACTACTAAAGATGTTTATGAGTGTAAATTTTTAACTGTTGCAACCGGTTATTATGGTCAACATAATAAGTTAGAGGTTAAAGGAGCAGAACTTCCTAAAGTACAACATTATTTTAAAGAAGCACACCCATTTTTTAATTTAGATGTTACTGTCATAGGTGGTAAAAATTCTGCTGTTGACGCTGCATTAGAATTAGAAAAAGCTGGTGCAAATGTAACTGTACTATACAGAGGTGATCGATATTCAGCTGCCATTAAACCATGGATATTGCCAAATTTTGAATCATTAGTCAATCATGAAAAAATCACTATGGAGTTCAATGCGAACGTTACTGAAATAACAGAGAATAGCGTGATTTATGAAAAGAACGGTAAAGTTACAGAGATACCTAATGATCATGTATTTGCAATGATAGGGTATCACCCTGATTACGACTTCTTAGAATCTATTGGAATTGAAATTAATACAAATGAATATGGAACTGCTCCAGTTCATAACAAAGAAACTTTTGAGACAAATGTTGAGAATTGCTATATTGCTGGCGTAATTGCTGCAGGTAATGATAATAATGCAATCTTTATTGAAAATGGTAAATATCATGGCGGAATTATTACTCAAAGTATTTTAAGCAAAAAGCAAACACCACTTGAAAGTTAAGGACAGAAGTATAAAACAGCGGTATAGTTAATAAGAGCTGAGAACGACGCAACATTAGTGTCTTCTCAGCTCTTATCATCCTTATGAAGATAAATTAAGATGATTCAAAAAGATTACTAAGTAGTAACTTCTCAAGCAAAACCAATTAAATTACATTATTTTTCTAAAATCTTGTAATTAATTTTGTTTTTCAAAATAATTTTTTAATTCGACAATATTGAGTTGATTACTTAGGCCAATTAGTAACTTAAGTCTTGCTTTAGGACCATTTAATCCATTTGAAAATATTAAACCTTTATTCGCTAATTGAAAGCCACCACCTTCATAGGCATATACTGGACTTACAATCCCATT contains the following coding sequences:
- the ebpS gene encoding elastin-binding protein EbpS, with the protein product MNVSKNNFRDDFEKNRQSINSDDQFEDNTNEFDENSNESNDFDNQSDQQFPPRNAQRRQRRRNQATNKNRKFDNQNSDSNANGSLDDRHDEDSFNELQHNQQENHLDNEPIHKDDKRSSEKDFNNDASRRNNRHEASNRKHDKDYDNGSLNDDDRHRRNHEEGIDERQDNRNHKDQQNKKSRHGKDAAIAGGAGVAGAAGAKAAKDKRKKDEHHDSKYNEHKDDRDLNNDNQFDQNRKHDKDLHDDHRDAKDNHSKEEPKKGNKGKKAAVGAGAAGAAGAAGVAGVAAAKHKKDHKNNNHKDNHSHNRDHQDDHRNHKHEDGNDGFQAHNGKKKRGLAGILLPLIALLLILAALAIFIGMYLNNDKKDSNQADNKTEQTANKDNNKDSKDKASNDSDKDKASSDKDKDKATNDDDSNDKATTDNDSSSNSNDDNSSSSDNSTSSNSSDNSSSSDNNGNNSNSDNNNGNSQATSNNSSQSNSNNNQSNSSNSGQQTHVVSGNENLYRIAIQYYGEGTVENVNKLKQANGLSSNNISNGQKLKIPQ
- the ypdA gene encoding bacillithiol disulfide reductase YpdA gives rise to the protein MQSIESIIIGGGPCGLSAAIEQKRKGIDTLVIEKGNVVDAIYKYPTHQTFFSSSDKLSIGDIPFIVEESKPRRNQALVYYREVVKHHQLNVRAFEEVLTVKKIDNKFTITTTKDVYECKFLTVATGYYGQHNKLEVKGAELPKVQHYFKEAHPFFNLDVTVIGGKNSAVDAALELEKAGANVTVLYRGDRYSAAIKPWILPNFESLVNHEKITMEFNANVTEITENSVIYEKNGKVTEIPNDHVFAMIGYHPDYDFLESIGIEINTNEYGTAPVHNKETFETNVENCYIAGVIAAGNDNNAIFIENGKYHGGIITQSILSKKQTPLES